From Juglans regia cultivar Chandler chromosome 6, Walnut 2.0, whole genome shotgun sequence, the proteins below share one genomic window:
- the LOC108997903 gene encoding putative disease resistance RPP13-like protein 1 encodes MAGVGKTTLARLVSNDVAAEHFNLKAWVCVSDDFDIARTTKAILESVTSQPSDLKGLNHVQHSLMDGIIDIPANFRLICEKFVKRCNGLPLAAIELNADYTQRDQNDILPVLNLSYRPPSPSSSKEVLCLLFSHQYSQRIKNLRRIKYSFYGWQRV; translated from the exons ATGGCTGGAGTGGGAAAGACAACACTAGCTCGCCTTGTGTCCAATGATGTTGCAGCTGAACATTTCAATCTAAAGGCTTGGGTCTGCGTTTCTGATGACTTTGATATTGCCAGAACAACAAAAGCGATTCTTGAATCGGTCACTTCCCAACCCAGTGACCTGAAGGGGTTGAACCACGTTCAG CATTCTTTGATGGACGGAATTATTGATATTCCTGCAAACTTTAGATTAATTTGCGAGAAATTTGTGAAAAGGTGCAATGGCTTGCCTTTGGCAGCAATTGAGCTCAATGCGGACTACACACAAAGGGATCAAAACGACATTCTGCCTGTGTTAAATTTGAGCTACAGGCCACCATCTCCCTCATCATCTAAAGAGGTACTTTGCCTACTGTTCAGTCATCAGTATTCCCAAAGGATTAAGAATTTGAGAAGAATCAAGTATTCCTTTTATGGATGGCAGAGGGTTTAG
- the LOC108998083 gene encoding disease resistance protein RPV1-like, giving the protein MVNHTSLHVAKYPVGIESRVQDVYQHLRVGRNDITCMIGIFGAGGIGKTTISKEIYNMISSQFEGSCFLKDVRETSKRVSGLIKLQKRLLYEILRIHLDVRDIDRGVNLIRHRLRSKRVLLILDDVDELLQLENLAGDRNWFGLGSRIIITTRDRHLLNNPKADSVYEVKILDYNEALRLFSWHAFVKEELVENYVELSKQVLQYAQGLPLVLTILGSDMKGRSIHQWKSALNKYRKTPNRNIQKVLQISYDGLDNNEKDMFLDIAFFFKGELLDNVIKIFDSCGFSPDDGINRLIDKCLITVHIDTLWIHDVLQDMGREIVRLQSPKELGKRSRLWFHEDVRHVLEESTGTNKVEGMVIDLPDGEDIINLDSNAFVSMKGLRVFINRNARFFEGPNYLSNELRILDWSEYPMQSLPPNFNGKKLIIFRMRDSLVMELGQRFKNLRTMDLIDCNFLTKIPDLSSASNLKELNVEYCASLIEVHDSVGFLDNLSFLSFEQCPNLSILPKSLKLRSLYMLKIEDCPSFRNFPGIEGNMENLRTLLVMGTAIEELPLSIGNLVGLDHLNLRSCKKLTRLPTCILQLQHLSWVCISDCQNILNFGKMGYNRQPILAIEFTTMEDEISSSEEQLHELPPPASSSHGSTTLQVLNLPNCSQSESNFFPLSNIFTMFNSLASLSFLDLSRSEIVSLPTSIKGLVKLAYLDLSFCEKLEEIQELPPNIEQVDACGCKSLERFPEVSKIMQFHRNRIRSLALINLSYCNKIHVNIWNRHGPNPLLRKGHYHKVSSDGGCFTRPNDVQLSGTKAWVIDIEGPHNLENISGITLYCVVFFNRDDWFWDKIRAEITCDVSNHVCYIERGVELLKLDSHSTPYKVWVAYSSIESFKLKVLDILRVHFYIQNDHITKFYKSCGANVVYKHERIAKEEKETRM; this is encoded by the exons ATGGTAAACCATACATCTTTACACGTAGCCAAGTATCCAGTTGGAATAGAGTCTCGTGTACAAGATGTTTATCAGCATTTAAGAGTTGGAAGGAATGATATTACATGCATGATAGGAATATTTGGAGCTGGAGGAATTGGTAAGACAACTATTTCAAAAGAGATCTATAACATGATTTCTTCTCAATTTGAAGGGAGTTGTTTCTTGAAAGACGTTAGAGAAACTTCAAAGCGAGTGAGTGGTCTAATTAAGTTGCAAAAGAGACTTCTTTATGAAATCTTAAGAATACATTTGGATGTTCGTGATATTGATAGAGGAGTCAATCTGATTCGACATAGACTTCGCTCTAAAAGGGTTCTCCTCattcttgatgatgtggatgagTTACTCCAACTAGAAAATTTAGCTGGAGATCGCAATTGGTTTGGTTTAGGAAGCAGGATCAtcataacaacaagagatcGACATTTACTAAATAACCCTAAAGCTGATTCAGTATATGAGGTGAAGATATTGGACTACAATGAAGCTCTTCGACTCTTTAGTTGGCATGCTTTTGTGAAAGAAGAACTGGTTGAAAATTATGTGGAACTCTCTAAACAAGTATTGCAATATGCTCAAGGTCTTCCACTAGTTTTAACAATTTTAGGTTCGGATATGAAAGGTCGAAGTATACACCAATGGAAAAGTGCATTGAATAAGTACAGAAAAACTCCCAACAGAAACATTcagaaagtacttcaaataagTTATGATGGGCTGGATAATAATGAGAAGGATATGTTCCTTGATATTGCATTTTTCTTCAAAGGAGAACTCTTGGATAAtgtcataaaaatatttgacaGTTGTGGTTTTTCACCAGATGATGGTATCAACAGGCTTATAGACAAGTgtcttattactgttcatattGATACATTGTGGATACATGATGTGCTGCAAGATATGGGTCGAGAAATTGTTAGACTACAATCACCCAAAGAACTTGGTAAACGCAGTAGATTGTGGTTTCATGAGGATGTTCGTCATGTGTTAGAAGAAAGTACG GGAACAAACAAAGTTGAAGGCATGGTAATAGATTTGCCCGATGGCGAAGACATCATAAACTTGGATTCTAATGCCTTTGTATCAATGAAAGGACTTAGAGTTTTTATAAATCGTAATGCACGTTTTTTTGAAGGGCCTAATTATCTCTCTAATGAGTTAAGAATACTTGATTGGTCTGAATATCCTATGCAATCTTTACCACCCAATTTCAATGGAAAGAAACTCATCATCTTTCGAATGCGTGATAGCTTGGTCATGGAATTAGGCCAGAGATTCAAG aactTGCGGACTATGGATCTCATTGATTGTAATTTCCTAACAAAAATCCCAGATCTTTCAAGTGCTTCaaat ttaaagGAATTGAATGTCGAATATTGTGCAAGTCTAATTGAGGTGCATGATTCTGTTGGATTCCTAGataatctttcttttttgtcttttgaacAATGCCCTAACCTCTCGATATTGCCAAAAAGTCTCAAGTTGAGATCTTTATATATGCTTAAGATTGAAGATTGCCCAAGCTTTCGTAATTTTCCTGGAATCGAGGGTAACATGGAAAATTTACGTACATTACTTGTAATGGGCACTGCAATTGAAGAACTACCTTTATCCATAGGGAATCTAGTGGGGCTTGATCATTTAAATCTAAGGAGCTGCAAAAAACTTACTCGTCTCCCAACTTGCATTCTTCAATTGCAGCATCTAAGTTGGGTTTGCATCAGTGAttgtcaaaatattttaaattttggaaagatGGGTTATAACAGACAACCCATTCTGGCTATTGAGTTTACAACAATGGAAGACGAGATATCTTCAAGTGAAGAACAACTCCATGAATTGCCGCCTCCAGCAAGTTCAAGCCATGGGAGCACTACATTACAAGTGTTGAATCTTCCAAACTGTTCCCAATCAgaatcaaatttctttccatTATCAAATATCTTTACCATGTTTAATTCCTTGGCCAGTTTGTCTTTTTTGGATCTATCAAGGAGTGAAATTGTTAGCCTTCCCACTAGCATCAAAGGACTTGTCAAACTGGCTTACCTTGACTTGAGCTTTTGtgagaaacttgaagaaatacAAGAACTTCCACCAAATATAGAACAAGTAGATGCTTGTGGATGCAAGTCCTTAGAAAGATTTCCAGAAGTATCAAAAATAATGCAATTCCATAGAAACCGCATCAGATCGTTAGCATTGATTAACTTGTCCTATTGCAACAAAATACATGTGAATATATGGAATCGTCATGGGCCAAATCCTTTATTGCGGAAG GGACATTATCATAAAGTGTCATCAGATGGTGGGTGTTTTACGAGGCCTAATGATGTCCAACTGAGTGGAACCAAAGCATGGGTTATAGATATTGAGGGGCCACACAATTTGGAGAATATAAGTGGGATAACATTATATTGTGTTGTGTTTTTCAATCGAGATGATTGGTTTTGGGATAAGATAAGGGCTGAGATAACCTGTGACGTCTCAAATCATGTATGCTACATTGAAAGAGGGGTTGAATTACTTAAACTTGATAGTCATTCAACGCCATATAAAGTATGGGTGGCATACTCATCAATAGAATCTTTTAAGCTTAAGGTTTTGGACATTCTTAGAGTTCATTTCTATATCCAGAATGATCATATAACgaagttttataaaagttgCGGAGCCAATGTGGTATACAAGCATGAAAGGATagcaaaggaagaaaaagaaacgagGATGTAA
- the LOC108998099 gene encoding uncharacterized protein LOC108998099, protein MAGCKEEARMRMEGCSVVCPKPRRLDLGLFDSTFHEHHHFRPSSFRWPINNNHRTEIGDSKAGAELLDIILAKGNCSERPCCNQVASSPPFFSGSPPSRASNPVVQDEHFGNENITAFSPLAPPSPSARKVRGCAPISSGHKPAAVRIEGFDCLSSDRRNRSISAVA, encoded by the exons ATGGCTGGCTGCAAGGAGGAGGCGAGGATGAGGATGGAGGGATGTTCGGTGGTGTGTCCCAAGCCTCGTCGATTGGATTTGGGGCTCTTTGATTCCACCTTTCACGAGCACCACCACTTCAGACCCTCCTCCTTTAGATGGCCCATCAA TAACAATCACCGAACCGAGATCGGAGATTCAAAAGCAGGGGCGGAGCTTTTGGATATCATTCTCGCCAag GGAAATTGTTCTGAGAGGCCCTGCTGCAACCAAGTAGCTTCATCGCCACCATTTTTTAGTGGATCTCCACCAAGTAGGGCTTCAAATCCTGTAGTCCAAGATGAGCACTTTGGCAATGAGAATATCACTGCATTTTCTCCTCTTGCACCACCCTCGCCCTCTGCCCGGAAAGTGAGAGGATGTGCCCCGATTTCATCCGGGCACAAACCCGCTGCAGTTCGAATCGAAGGCTTTGATTGCCTCAGCTCTGATAGGCGAAACCGCAGCATCTCTGCTGTGGCATAA